In Brachybacterium saurashtrense, the genomic stretch CTCGAGCCCACCCGGATCTACACCGCGGATCTGCTCGCCGTGCTGGAGGACCGGCGCACCGACGGGGCGGTGCACGCCCTCAGCCATGTCACCGGCGGCGGGCTCGCCGCGAACCTGGCCCGGGTGATGCCGCGCGGCCTCGCCGCCCGCTTGGACCGCTCCCGGTGGGAGCCGGGCGCCGTGTTCTCGCAGGTGGCCCGCTGGGGCTCGGTGCCGCAGCTGGACCTCGAGGGCACGCTGAACATGGGCATCGGGATGGTGGCCGTGGTCGCCGCCGAGCAGGCGGACGCCGTGCTCGCCGTGCTCGCCGAGCGCGGACTCGGCGCACGGGCGATCGGCGAGGTGGTCCCCGAGGAGTCCCTGCCCGAGCCCGGTGCGCCCCTCGAGCAGGTGATCACGGGAGCCAAGGGCGTCGACGGCGGCGCGGTGCTGCTCGCCGGTCAGCACCCCGGCTGGGCCTGAGCGGATGCCCCGCACACACCACGAGGGCCGACCCATCGGGTCGGCCCTCGTGCGGTGGTGCGGTGGTCGCCGGCGCGTGCCGGTACGGCCTCAGCGGCGATGCGCGGACGGAGCGTCCTCGTCGGCCCAGTCGTCGCTGTCCTCGGCCCAGTCGTCCCCGTCGGCGGAGGAGGTCTCGCTCCGCTGGGACTGCAGTTCGCGCTGCAGTGCCGTGAGGTCGGTCGGCGGGCTGTAGTACTTGAGGTCCCGAGCCACCTTGGTGTGCTTGGCTTTCTGTCGGCCGCGACCCATGGATCTGACCCCCTGTGCGTCGGCTGCCGGGCATTCTTGTGGGCCCGGAAGATGGCATTAGTTTCGTGTGCTCAGGGTACATGAGCGCCCCGCGGTCCGGCGAACTCCGAGGGGTGAGACGTGCCGGACATCCCGTCCGGGCGCGGTGCGCCCGCGGTCGGCACCCGCCCCACCAGCACGATCCTCCGACCGATCGGGTGCGTCGATTGCCGGGCCGAGTGAGTTACCCGCTAGTGTGTAGCTCGGTGCCCGATGCTCCCCTGGGAGAGGCGGGCCCGACGATGCCAGCAGTGAAAGGTCCACCACCCCATGAACGCATCCACGGAGGGCTCCTCCGCGGGCGACGATGACGCCGCCGAGCTGCTGACGCCCGCCGAGGTCGCGCGGATGTTCCACGTCGACCCCAAGACGGTGACGCGGTGGGCGCAGGCGGGCAAGCTCTCCTACATGCGCACCCTGGGCGGACACCGGCGATACCGGCGCGACGAGGTGGTCGACCTGCTCCGGGACAGCACCCAGGACGGGTGAGCGCGGACCGGCTGCTCGGCGAGGGGTACGAGGCCCACCAGATCGCCCTGGGCTCCGACGCCGAGGGCCCGCTGGTCGCCACGCTCGTGCACCGGGTCGCCGCGCCCGCCCCGATGGACCACCGGCCCCCGATCCTGCTGATGCACGGCTGGTCGGACTACGTGCTGGACCGTGGGCTGATGGAGCACCTGGGAGGCCGCGGACACGACGTGTGGGGCCTGGACCTGCGCAAGTACGGGCGCAGCCTGCTTCCGGGCCAGACCGCCACGGAGATCGACCACCTCAGCCGCTACGACGCGGAGATCGACGCCGCGCTGCACCGCATCGGCCGCGACCGGCCGCCCGTGCTGCTGGCGCACTCCACCGGCGGCCTCACCGCCGCGCTGTGGGCGCAGCGCCGGCCCGGGACGGTGCGCGGGCTGGCCCTGAACTCGCCGTGGCTCGAGATGCACCTCGGGCCGGTGGCCCGCATGCTCGCCGAGGTGCCGGTGCGGCTGCTCGCCCAGCAGCTGCGGGAACGGCCGATCCTCCCGTCCGGGAGCACGCACCACGCCCGCTCCACCCATCGCGACTTCGGCGGCGACTACGACTACGACCTCACCCTGAAGCCGCCCACCGGGCATCCGTTCCCCGCGGTGACGCTGAGCGCGATCCTCGACGGGCAGCGGCGTCTGGCCGCCGCCGGCCCGCTCCCGCTGCCCGTGCTGGTGCTGCACTCCGACCGCAGCCGGATCGGCGCCCGCTTCGACGACCGGATGCGTCGTGCCGACACGGTGCTGGACGTGCGCTCCCTGGTCGCCGCCGCGGAGCGGTTGGGGCCGCAGGTGAGGATCGAGGCGGTCCCCGGCGCCCGGCACGACGTCTTCCTCTCCGATGCGGATGCCCGCGACCGGGCGCTGCGAGCGCTCGACGACTGGCTGGACGACTCGTTCCCGGCGCCGCCTAGTATGGAGGAGCCGGGACACCGCGGGACGTGACCCGGGCATCCACCGGCACCAGGAGGGAAGGGGCGTGCCGATGACCTCCGACCCCCGGGCGATGCGCGAGCAGGCGGCACGGATGCGCCGCGGCGCGGATCGCCTCACCCTGCTCCGTCTGCGCCTCGCCCGCGGACTCGTGGACCTCTCGGGCGCGGAGGACTCCGCCGTCCGGCATGCGGGGGAGACGCTCCGGGCCCGGTGGAACGGTGCGGAGTACCCCGAGCTGGGACGGATCGCGAAGGGGCTGCGCACCGGGGCCCGGCAGATCGACGCGGCCGCGGTCGCCGCGGAGCGCAGCGTGGGTCGCCGCCTGGGCGGCTACGCCGGAGCCGGGTTCCTGGGCAGGGGCGACGAGGCCCACCGCCATGTGGAGGACGTCGCCGCCTTCGTGGGCACGGTGCAGGGCGCCAGCATCGGCGGCTATCCGCTGCGGCCGGCGGCTGCGGAGGGGCTCCTCGCCCATCCCTCGCACACCCTGGGTGTGGACACCCCCGCCTACGACGAGGCCGACTGACGCGGCGCGAGCGTGAACGCGGCGACGCTCGCGAGCGCCCCCGCCAGCAGAGGGACCAGCAGCATCGCCACCAGCAGGAGCAGCATCGCGGCCGCGGCCTCCGCGGCGGCGACGCCCAGCGCCACCAATGCCGCGGCGCCGACGGTCTCGGCGATCCCGGCGCCGCCGGGCGTCAGCGGCACCAGGGAGAGCAGCCGGCCCAGGGCGAAGACCGCGACCGTGAGCAGCAGCGGCACCTGCGCGCCCACCGCCTGCGCGGCGAGCACCAGGGCGCCCCACTGCAGGAGCCGCGCCGCCGCGGTCGGGGCGATGAGCGCCAGGTGGCGGGAGCGGAGCATCGCCACCAGCGCGTCCCGTTGGGCGAGGATCGTGTCGGCGACGTGCTCGGGGAGCGAGCTCCCGGCCTGGCGCAGCAGGGCCGCCAGCACCGGACGTCGCAGCAGCACCGCGGTGAGCGCGAGGGCGAGCACGGCGCCGAGCACGGTGGCCAGTGCCGCCCACAGCGTGCCCGGCAGCGTGAGGGAGGCGGGGGACAGCACCGGGCTCAGCGCGTAGGAGGCCAGACCCACCAGGGGGATCAGCACCGAGGTGAGCACCATCTCGACCAGGGACGCCGCGATGATGCCGGTGAGGATCACCGGGACAGCGAGGCCGCCGCGGCGCAGGATCCACCCCATCAGCCCCAGGCCCAGGGTGGTGCCGCCGGGCACGGCGAGAGCGGTGCCGGAGGCCGCGGCATGGCTCATCAGGGCGCGGCCGTAGGAGGCGCCCGGCAGGGCGGCGCGCACCGTCAACGCCTCGAGCGCCAGCGCACCGGCCCCCAGCAGCACCATCGCCGGCACCGCCCACACCGGCAGCGCGCGCAGAGCGTCCAGGATCTCCGCCCAGCTCGCGCCGGTCGCCCAGGGCAGGGCCACGGCCAGCAGCACGATCACCAGCGCGGCGGAGAGCAGCCCGGTCACCAGGCGACGGGCGCCGAGGCGGGGAGGGCGCTCGGCCTCCAGCTCCTCCTGCAGCTCGGCCAGCGCCCCGACGGGGAGCCCGGGCGCCCCGGACCCCGCCAGCGCGGCGGCATCGCCCTCGCGGGCGGACGCGCTGTGCGGGGAGGGGGCGCTGTGCGTGGACGGGGGGCTGTGCGGGGACTCGGGGGTGTCGTCGGGTGCCGCTGACATGCGGCGATTGTGTCACGCAGGGGGGCGGATCCTCCCAGCGAGGCCACGTAGCATCGGAGGCATGAGCGTCCTGATCTCCGTCCTCGTCGCGCTGCATCTGATCTGCTGGGCCGTGGCCCTCGGGACCTGGGTGGCCGCCGCCCGTACGCGCCGGCCCAACCCCGGCATGGCCCACGCCCTCGCCGGTGCGGTCGTGCTCGGCGTCGTCCTCGCGGCGCTGGTCTCCATCGCGGGCGATGCGAACCACATGAAGCTGGGCCTCAAGCTCGTGGTGGGCCTGGTGGCGCTGGTGCTGGGCTACCTCGCGCAGAAGAAGGGCCCCGAGACCCCCTCGGCCGTGTGGTTCGGCGTGCCCGCCGCGATCGTGGTGAACGTCTTCGTGGCCGTGCTCGTCTGAGGCGTCCCCCACCTCTCCCGCGCCTGTTCTCCGCGGCGCCGTCCCCACCCGGACCCGACAGCCTGCGGGCTGTCGGGTCCCTGCCTATCCTGGAACCCTCATGAGCTCACTCTTCGACGACCTCTCGCTGCCCGACGCCTTCCGCCGCCTTGACGGGGTGTCGGTGACCCCTGCACCGCCCCAGGGCGCGTCCCTCCGGGACGAGGACGTACCGCCCCGCGAGGACGAGGCCCCGCCCCGGGACGAGGACGTGCCGCCCGGCGAGGACGAGGCGCCGGACCCCGAGGCCGCGGGAGACCTCCTCGAGGCGGAGGCCGCCATCGCGCCGCCCCCGCCGGCCCCCGTGGCGGAGCCCTGGGCACCGGCCGGTGCGCACCCCGTCGCCGCCGCACCCGGCCTCGTCGAGCTCACCGACGGCCTCAACCCCGCCCAGCGCGAGGCGGTGGAGCATCGGGGCAGCCCGCTGCTGATCGTCGCGGGCGCCGGGTCCGGCAAGACCCGCGTTCTC encodes the following:
- a CDS encoding BldC family transcriptional regulator; translation: MNASTEGSSAGDDDAAELLTPAEVARMFHVDPKTVTRWAQAGKLSYMRTLGGHRRYRRDEVVDLLRDSTQDG
- a CDS encoding lysylphosphatidylglycerol synthase domain-containing protein; this translates as MSAAPDDTPESPHSPPSTHSAPSPHSASAREGDAAALAGSGAPGLPVGALAELQEELEAERPPRLGARRLVTGLLSAALVIVLLAVALPWATGASWAEILDALRALPVWAVPAMVLLGAGALALEALTVRAALPGASYGRALMSHAAASGTALAVPGGTTLGLGLMGWILRRGGLAVPVILTGIIAASLVEMVLTSVLIPLVGLASYALSPVLSPASLTLPGTLWAALATVLGAVLALALTAVLLRRPVLAALLRQAGSSLPEHVADTILAQRDALVAMLRSRHLALIAPTAAARLLQWGALVLAAQAVGAQVPLLLTVAVFALGRLLSLVPLTPGGAGIAETVGAAALVALGVAAAEAAAAMLLLLVAMLLVPLLAGALASVAAFTLAPRQSASS
- a CDS encoding alpha/beta hydrolase: MSADRLLGEGYEAHQIALGSDAEGPLVATLVHRVAAPAPMDHRPPILLMHGWSDYVLDRGLMEHLGGRGHDVWGLDLRKYGRSLLPGQTATEIDHLSRYDAEIDAALHRIGRDRPPVLLAHSTGGLTAALWAQRRPGTVRGLALNSPWLEMHLGPVARMLAEVPVRLLAQQLRERPILPSGSTHHARSTHRDFGGDYDYDLTLKPPTGHPFPAVTLSAILDGQRRLAAAGPLPLPVLVLHSDRSRIGARFDDRMRRADTVLDVRSLVAAAERLGPQVRIEAVPGARHDVFLSDADARDRALRALDDWLDDSFPAPPSMEEPGHRGT
- a CDS encoding DUF3073 domain-containing protein, giving the protein MGRGRQKAKHTKVARDLKYYSPPTDLTALQRELQSQRSETSSADGDDWAEDSDDWADEDAPSAHRR